From Branchiostoma floridae strain S238N-H82 chromosome 5, Bfl_VNyyK, whole genome shotgun sequence:
GAGTGTGCGTGTGGgttggtgtttgtgtgtgtgtatcagtcTGTGTGTACAGTGTGCCTTTGTGTGTCTTGAGATAAAACGGTTTtatcaataatttttttacGGTTCATAGATTCGGAAGATGCGCCCATAACGATGTCGTACTGGCTTAAAAATTGCGCCTGGGGCAGATACAGCCATATAGAGGGGTTCTGGAGATATCCCCGCTACGCTGGGGACTATCCGTGGGAAGGCACCAAAGGCAGGCAGTCGGCCCGCAGAAGTAGTGAGTACAGCTGCAAACGTTTTATAACAAACTCTGCATTTCATGTAAAATtacctagcctgattaaatctcgcccACCCAACATCTGGCCGTCCTCCTCTACCAGGAGGGACCAGTCAcggccctggacagcagagtttgtgttacacagacttgTAATCATCTATCTATACTAAACATGTACAAGTTACCACATTTACATAGGAACGATCTGGTCAATACGACGCCTTTTGGTAGAGATTTCAGCCCATTGGTACAAGTATTTACAAGTTTgaagcgaccacctgtccacacaaACCAGATTTACCGGTGCTTCAAGTAGTCTTCCTGAGGCAGTTATGACTGTATATCTATACCCATATCTATACAGGATCAATAGATTTATCAATAAATCAATGTACCTTGATAATGATCTATATCCTCATCTGTCGCAGAATCATCCGGtccgatgacgtcacgtgagTCACGTGACCGACGGTCAACATCAGAAGATGAGAGGGGCAAAGGATATCGTACGTACAGAATATTATATTAATCtatcaaatactttttttattcaaaatggCGATCTCGACATCTTCGCCAGTTTCTGCGAGTGTAAGTCAAGTCAATGCTAGATATCAGTAGTGTGATAACTTTTGTCATTGTTCAGTCCGACCTCATCTTAAGTAATTGGATAAGAGGTCACAATGATGTACGAGTGAACATATATcaactatctgtatctgtatctatatagccggtataaccgcccttcggcgcaacacaccagcttctgtatctgtatctatatagccggtataaccgcccttcggcgcaacacactagcttctgtatctgtatctatatagccggtataaccgcccttcaacacactagcttctgtatctgtatctacatagccggtataaccgcccttcggcgcaacacactagcttctgtatctgtatctatatagccggtataaccgcccttcggcgcaacacaccagcttctgtatctgtatctatatagccggtataaccgcccttcggcgcaacacactagcttctgtatctgtatctatatagccggtataaccgcccttcggcgcaacacaccagcttctgtatctgtatctatatagccggtataaccgcccttcggcgcaacacaccagcttctgtatctgtatctatatagccggtataaccgcccttcggcgttacacgccagcttctgtatctgtatctatatagccggtataaccactcTTCGGCGAAATTCTAGCTAGCTTCGCAGgtacgcggcgcggcagcagctggttataattacactgaacgacccgtcacaccaaACTAATACTATATAATACTATAACTATTTTGTCATACATACTCGTCTTTAGGTAAAGTGACGTCACGCCCACGGTATGCATCTTCAGATGCAGAGAGCAGCAGAGAAAAAAGACAAGGTACGTGCTGGAAGCAATCCTAATCGGCgttgtgtggcgtaactgtAGAATGTTAGGCTTTGATCATGAACCCAGAGGTTCCGACTTCGATACTCGACATTGTGCCCTTTCCgggaccttcctcacttcacccaggtgtaataaatggtacctgacttcggtcggggaggtaaaataatactgtaaatgcaaaaatgttcgcggtggattaatgttcaagTACGTACCGTGTTAAGAGTGCATCATATAACCATATACTTAAGCGGTTCATAGAGGTTGTAGAACGGTTACAAACACAAAGTGGAAACTCTTTACCGTGCTTTCTTCATCCATATGTCTACAGACCATATCAAATCTCAATTTGGTGACGTTTGGGAAATCCCGACAAAGAACAACAGGCCCGAAGAAACGGAAAACGGTATGTACAAACTTCTGAAGTTTCTCTTTATAACTTTCATTCTTGTATATTGACTTGCAACAGTAGATAGATTCTTTAATTGCTAAGAAGGCGACTTCACgatgtaatgtttttgtttgctgtgaATATCAACAGTTAAACCTTGtgactcacccactcactccggcgagctcggaGTCTCCACATTACTAGTTTTCTCCACCCCTCTTTGTCATCCATCGCTGCGGGAATTTGCTGCACGTCCAAACCTTGTGACACAATGGATTTATATAgctatgtacaacattttgatatcatacttttcattttcttctttgatgtATTTAAATGGCATTAGAATCTCCTTTGTGTAGGACAACTTGGCTCTAGGACCCAACTGGAGAGGTCGTCCCGAAGATCAAGGAAGGACCGATCTGAAAGATCGAACAGGGAGGATAAAACAAGGACCAGGCGTCAGAACAACAGGAGAACTCGTGGACGGAATCAGCAGCGTGGCAACGGAAATGGTAGCGAGGAAGTTTATCATATAGCTTGCAAAATCTTTGAGTTTGTATGTTAAAGATATTCACATAGTTAACAGACTACCATGGCTGCGGTGCACCAATTTTGGTAGTTCCttatacccctttccactagcaCTGCGcactcgccgcgctctctctgcgacatagaatttgacatatcgctcaacgaattgtatagaaaagaaacgatttttttaacactttgtatgatttttttgtcctctcagtcacacttttacattttgtattatatacccagtatgaaatccaaggttacacatatcttatttaggttgcagtgagagcgccgcgCGATCGCCGTCTCGTGGCAAGGGGGCCTAAGCTATCAGGTTATCATCACGAGCTGAAGTCAATCACCAACATCTCAAATTTTAGATTTATAAGTTTATGAGGCATCTCCTTGAATTTGCTAACAATTTTATAGCTTACACGGCATCTCTCTTCACCACACAGGTGCCACTTCAGACGGTAGGAGCCAGTCGCAGAACCGAGGCACAGAGACAGGAACCAGAGAGGAAGCTGTAGAATGGGATGAAATTAGAGGTACGTCTGGAACTCGGCTGAAGCAGCGGACATCTTCGACCGGAAGCAGGGGGCAACAGATAGAGGGAACAGTAGAAGGAGACGTGAACGCTTCTGGAACTCGCGAGCAGCGAGCGTCGTTTACTTCAAGCACAGGACGAAGGTCTGGCAGAAACGTGTCAGTTGACAGTTCTGGAATCCAGCCTAAACAGCGAGCATCGTCGGCCTCAAGCACGGGACGAAAGTTAGACAGAAACGTGTCAGTAGATAGTTCTGGAAGTCATCGAAATAAACAAGCGTCAGTGACAACAAACAAAGGGCAAAGGTTAGAGGAAGAAGTGTTCAAAGACAACCCTAAAACTACTGGGATCCCTGCGACTATGGAGGGGACAAAGAGTAAGtagctatatatagatagagatagagagagagagagcgggagagagagagagagagagagagagagagagagagagagagagagagagagagagagagagagagagagagagagagagggagagagataaatagatagataagtAGTAAAGTTTCTAGCAATTTTCTGTGAATTGTGTGAACTTCCaaacctcaaatttgacatgaATTACTTCTATCTTTTTTTCCAGCCAATAGTAAAGGCTCTCTGTCTGTAGCACTTTTTGGGGCACTCTTGGCAGACTCACAAGAAGGCGATGATAACAAGACGCACAGTAACCCAGACCCAAGCCAGCTTGGTGGCAAGGACAGTGCTCAAGACAAGGCCACAAAGAGCCCAGGTATGAATTTATTCAATGGTCACTAATGAAAATGTTTCACACCTGGATACAGATATGACAATACACCATATCTGTACCATTATTAAAGGAGAAAGTCATGATCACATGGATTCGTTGAAAATATGCCACAATAGTTAGTAGCCTATTCCCAATTCTCTATTTGTTCcactgggccacacaactttgtgtaaTCACCACAGCAAGAGGCTAGTCCATTGGTAGTGTCCACGTGCCCAACTACTATACTATTTCCCAAGTGCTGAGTGctcagcagagaaagcagcatgtttctttggtatgactcggtcgggaatcaaactcacgaccaATCGACTGCTAGGCGAACATTCTACCGCCATGACCATTGTACCGGTACGTCCACGATTGAGCACTGAATCTGGTTGACCAAATAAACGAATTTACTGTCTGATGTTCACAGGTTTGACTGGTATTTTCACACGGTCGTTCTTTGGGTCAAAGAGTGAATATAaagacaaagatggcggactgGACACCCAGGATAACAAGGCTGACGGGGAGCAGACTGGAAAAGACGACACCAAAGCTAAGGAAGAGTCAGGTATAATAGATCATAATACAGAACTAGATCTGTGAGGTGAACGATGTCACCTATATTTGGTTAGACGTTTCGTTCACTTAGTGATATATTGTGTCTTTTGACGTGTAAATATCATATGTGAATGAATTGAACACATTCGTACGCAAAGCAACATTACTAGTGAGCACACACAAagacactcacaaacacacacacacacacagtcacacaccaCAAATCTTCCTGAACATATTCTCAAAGTGTGGATGTTCCTGATACTGACGCAAATTAAGTGTATACTAATNNNNNNNNNNNNNNNNNNNNNNNNNNNNNNNNNNNNNNNNNNNNNNNNNNNNNNNNNNNNNNNNNNNNNNNNNNNNNNNNNNNNNNNNNNNNNNNNNNNNNNNNNNNNNNNNNNNNNNNNNNNNNNNNNNNNNNNNNNNNNNNNNNNNNNNNNNNNNNNNNNNNNNNNNNNNNNNNNNNNNNNNNNNNNNNNNNNNNNNNNNNNNNNNNNNNNNNNNNNNNNNNNNNNNNNNNNNNNNNNNNNNNNNNNNNNNNNNNNNNNNNNNNNNNNNNNNNNNNNNNNNNNNNNNNNNNNNNNNNNNNNNNNNNNNNNNNNNNNNNNNNNNNNNNNNNNNNNNNNNNNNNNNNNNNNNNNNNNNNNNNNNNNNNNNNNNNNNNNNNNNNNNNNNNNNNNNNNNNNNNNNNNNNNNNNNNNNNNNNNNNNNNNNNNNNNNNNNNNNNNNNNNNNNNNNNNNNNNNNNNNNNNNNNNNNNNNNNNNNNNNNNNNNNNNNNNNNNNNNNNNNNNNNNNNNNNNNNNNNNNNNNNNNNNNNNNNNNNNNNNNNNNNNNNNNNNNNNNNNNNNNNNNNNNNNNNNNNNNNNNNNNNNNNNNNNNNNNNNNNNNNNNNNNNNNNNNNNNNNNNNNNNNNNNNNNNNNNNNNNNNNNNNNNNNNNNNNNNNNNNNNNNNNNNNNNNNNNNNNNNNNNNNNNNNNNNNNNNNNNNNNNNNNNNNNNNNNNNNNNNNNNNNNNNNNNNNNNNNNNNNNNNNNNNNNNNNNNNNNNNNNNNNNNNNNNNNNNNNNNNNNNNNNNNNNNNNNNNNNNNNNNNNNNNNNNNNNNNNNNNNNNNNNNNNNNNNNNNNNNNNNNNNNNNNNNNNNNNNNNNNNNNNNNNNNNNNNNNNNNNNNNNNNNNNNNNNNNNNNNNNNNNNNNNNNNNNNNNNNNNNNNNNNNNNNNNNNNNNNNNNNNNNNNNNNNNNNNNNNNNNNNNNNNNNNNNNNNNNNNNNNNNNNNNNNNNNNNNNNNNNNNNNNNNNNNNNNNNNNNNNNNNNNNNNNNNNNNNNNNNNNNNNNNNNNNNNNNNNNNNNNNNNNNNNNNNNNNNNNNNNNNNNNNNNNNNNNNNNNNNNNNNNNNNNNNNNNNNNNNNNNNNNNNNNNNNNNNNNNNNNNNNNNNNNNNNNNNNNNNNNNNNNNNNNNNNNNNNNNNNNNNNNNNNNNNNNNNNNNNNNNNNNNNNNNNNNNNNNNNNNNNNNNNNNNNNNNNNNNNNNNNNNNNNNNNNNNNNNNNNNNNNNNNNNNNNNNNNNNNNNNNNNNNNNNNNNNNNNNNNNNNNNNNNNNNNNNNNNNNNNNNNNNNNNNNNNNNNNNNNNNNNNNNNNNNNNNNNNNNNNNNNNNNNNNNNNNNNNNNNNNNNNNNNNNNNNNNNNNNNNNNNNNNNNNNNNNNNNNNNNNNNNNNNNNNNNNNNNNNNNNNNNNNNNNNNNNNNNNNNNNNNNNNNNNNNNNTCTACATCTCTTTTCTCCTCGGCCATACATACTTCAAACTCCGCTTTTTCCACTGTTATGCTATAGTTTGTAGCCTTGCTTATCTATTGCGGCGCAAAGTTACAATAAAactcttcattcattcattcattcattcattcgttcgtttgttcgttggtccatccatccatccatccatccatccatccatccatccatccatccatccatccatccatccatccatccatccatccatccatccatccatccatccatccatccatccattcattcattcattgttatcTGTCCACAGCAGAATCCTTCAGCTTCATGAACATGATTCGGAAACGTTCACTTTCGGCGTCATCATGCAGCTCGGACGATTCCCGCAGACCTGGAGGCCGTAAGAAGGCCGACGAGGGGCCCGGTAGGTGGACATGGGGTGACGTGTTTTCACGTTTGGTGTGACTTCTTTCTTGAGATGtttccagtatcagggtgaggTGAACGAAGTTGGGGGGACTGTACAAAGTTGTACAAAGTTAAGGCCATTTCCTAATTGCTTTGCAGCTATATTAGAAGTCAGGGTTGACGTCAAATGACGCATAAAATTACGTAATTTAACGTTGGTCAGTCGACAGGGTAGGGTGGCAAGTGTCCAAAGTTGTCTAAAATTActtgacgtcatctaacttcttTCACTTCACCATGAAACATGAATATCCCTCTTGTCTACTGATGTGGTCATTTACAGTCATTTTGTCACGTTAACAGCCTACTTCACAATACAGTTAAAACTTTGCTTCGCACTAGCAAACACTTacagtgtatgcaaatgtaaatgTGAAAACTTGCTTCGCGCCATAAATGCTTCAGCAAAGCTATGAGTGCTACCTACATAGTCTCTTGACCTCCAGTCTCAGACGGGACAAGGTAGACGCGTGAAGATAGAGGcttatctctctctctcacgcTGCAGTTTGCTTTTCTCGCCGTTCACACATCCTGCTTCAGTCTATCAACAATTCAATGCTGCTTGTTAATACACAAGTAACAACGCTGAAACGAAGGCTCGCACCATGGCTAATGCTACGCGGATATTGCTGAGCATGGAACTGCTGGTGCAATGCTTCATATTCCAACGTCGTTCGGAGATGTCTGGACAGTCTTGATCATGAATTCCCTCAGAATCAGCTGGGATGTTCGGCGGGGTGTTCAAAGGTCTGTTCGGCGGCGACGGCAAAAGCGTGGCGGAAAAGGAATCCGCACATACCATCATGGCAACCGGGAAGGGGAAGATGGCGAAAATGGAAGCAGAACAAAACATCAGAGCGACTCAAGGCAGCGTCCTGTCGAGAAAAGAAGCGGAGCACGGCATCCTGGCATCTCGGGGAGGAAGTCTGGCGAAGAAGGAGGCAGAACATGGCATCATGGCGAGCCAGTTGAAAACAATTTCGGAAAAAGAAGCCGAACATAGCATGATGGCAAGCATGGGGCAAAAACAGCCAGGTAACTGGTTAGTATAAAGAGAGAGGACACGAAAACCGCGGTGATGTCCGGATAAAAACTTTGACATACTAAAATTTTCCATTAGAATATCTAGACTTTGTCTTAATCTTGTTAATGTACCAATTCGTAGTTTTACTTAAATCTCTGATTGCTCAGTCCAGTTGATCAGTCACTAATACAATGTAATGTATTCTACCCAAACTGTTACCCTGCGACTCGTTCCCCTGTTGCCATTCCAGCCAAACAATGATTAGCATCAGATCAACTATGGTAACAACAATTGATTTAATCAAATGATACAGTTGCTTGTAAATttctatgaaaataaaacatctgAAGAGGGTAGGTTTAAAACAAAGCCAGAATCAGAACGTCTCCTGCTTCATGAAGACATTAATGATTTTTTCGAGTTCGTATTTACTCAGCATCACTGCAAACTCGACGACTAACTGGTTATCATTTGCCTGTGATCCCTCCTCTGTTGGGGGTAACTGTAGTGCAGTTTGATACAAGCAAGATTGATTGAcacgacagaaagtacagtgacttttgtatggtgaaatataaactacaaaaaagtgaaaacggaataaatcttaaaactctacAAACTAAACAATATAGAATAATTAGAAAACCTCCAtgcaatcaggtggggctaaacataagtgtcactatcttttctaatcacaaagcaatcttttatgtacatgtatttacctatcttagcattatgagggcATATGGTAAGGAAGGTCAGATCTTTCTTGGATACAGCATTCTTAGAATTCCTCTTGTTAAACTATAGGGAATGCCCTGCATTTGCGAGCATTTAGTGTTTTCATCTTATCTTCTCATAAACGGTACATTTCTGACATCTGtatttttatactttatatttTAGAATCAACAGGAGTCTTGGGCGGGCTGTTCGGTGGTATTTTCGGCGGCGGCGACGGAAAGAGCCAGGCGGAGAAGGAGGCCGAGCACAGCATCATGGCGAGTCAAGGGCACGCCGATGCAGGTAACGGGTTGAGACAAAGGCATTGGCGTAGTTAACGTACGTAGAAaagataataaataaatgaaaaaggaaacaaaccaCTCAAAACCAGCTGTTTGAACTAACCCAAtagataaaatgaaaaataagatAATCAAAAGCACAGAACATAAAGTTTTGGTAAGGACACTAACGTGAACAAACGCAAAAACAGTCATACCATAATGTAACTTAAGAAACTTAATCTTATTAACACTAGTACTTAACTTAACATTTAACATGTTCCTGATGTTCACCAGAACCAGGTTTCCTGTCAGGGTTGTTTTCCTGGAATTCAGCGCCCGCTGACCGTAAGAATAGTGCGTGTGAGGTGTCATTTACATTTTCTTTCGTGACCAGCTTTTTTAAGCTTTGAAGACAGAACTTACAATAAATCACTGACGCTGGTGATCCAGAAAGAGCTGCTACATCATACTTGACGTCATACACACACTTGCATGACGTTTACCTCCCTCACTAACATTCTGTCCTATCGTTGGTGTTCAAAAAGTGGATCAACACATACTGTTGCATGACGAATACCCATAATTGTCAAAGATTCATCCTCCCCACAGGTGTTATCCTACCCACAGGTGTTCTGTGATTGCATGACGGATACCTCGATATGATAAAAGATTTACCCTTAACACCATCCCACCCCTCACCTCCAAACTACTAAAATTTGTGATTTACAAGGGTTTCGCATTATATACATATCTTGGCATGGCGAATAATATTTAAGGAAGAAATGGCGGCCAGTAttagcaccccccccccgtaacctctgcatggagaaTAACACTCGTCACTGAATAACAACTGAATAACACTGAATAACAATTCCTCCACAATGTCTACTTATTGCAAACAATTAACTTCCAATACATGGGCTAGGGTTGTTAAAACAGTTAACCTCAAATGCATGGACTATGATTGTAATCTAACGTCTATTCAATGCAAACAATTAACTTCAAATGCATGGACTAGGATTGTAATCTAATTACTCATTGCAAAGAATTAACTTCAAATGCATAGACTAGGATTGTAATCTAAGGTCTATTAATTCCAAACAATTAACTTCAAATGCTTAGACTAGAATTGTAATCTAACCAACATCTAACGTCTATTAATTAC
This genomic window contains:
- the LOC118416297 gene encoding uncharacterized protein LOC118416297, which codes for MNPETISNLNLVTFGKSRQRTTGPKKRKTDNLALGPNWRGRPEDQGRTDLKDRTGRIKQGPGVRTTGELVDGISSVATEMVPLQTVGASRRTEAQRQEPERKL
- the LOC118415202 gene encoding uncharacterized protein LOC118415202 isoform X2, whose translation is MFGGVFKGLFGGDGKSVAEKESAHTIMATGKGKMAKMEAEQNIRATQGSVLSRKEAEHGILASRGGSLAKKEAEHGIMASQLKTISEKEAEHSMMASMGQKQPESTGVLGGLFGGIFGGGDGKSQAEKEAEHSIMASQGHADAEGRRESILGSLGFDDSSCSSSSSDDEDGIMTSLFSAVGLGGGNDTTRRKHGHGGHQKQRGRQGSDAMKSAWAKRERAGGAKKGGESSIFGFLGFGGESDARQSKHSHRHKGRPPNAAASPQLPSIFSAFQPK
- the LOC118415202 gene encoding uncharacterized protein LOC118415202 isoform X1 — translated: MFGGVFKGLFGGDGKSVAEKESAHTIMATGKGKMAKMEAEQNIRATQGSVLSRKEAEHGILASRGGSLAKKEAEHGIMASQLKTISEKEAEHSMMASMGQKQPESTGVLGGLFGGIFGGGDGKSQAEKEAEHSIMASQGHADAEPGFLSGLFSWNSAPADRKNKGRRESILGSLGFDDSSCSSSSSDDEDGIMTSLFSAVGLGGGNDTTRRKHGHGGHQKQRGRQGSDAMKSAWAKRERAGGAKKGGESSIFGFLGFGGESDARQSKHSHRHKGRPPNAAASPQLPSIFSAFQPK